The proteins below are encoded in one region of Nitrosomonas ureae:
- a CDS encoding Crp/Fnr family transcriptional regulator: MTTRNISADRATAMLSVIKEFQCLSPQDIGVVAAACRWHRYEAGNEIVRYHDHTNSAFFIAQGEIRIMYHSLSGQEVILCDLPTGEMFGELTAIDGHPRSATAIARGSVLLASMPASDFQELIYGNRQIAEIILKRLTGQVRRLTERVYDYSTLAVRNRIQVELLRLARNHMISENVAVISPAPTQTEIANLVSTHREAVSRELNMLIRNKLILRQGHDLHVLDIAKLTEMVNEARGSF, translated from the coding sequence ATGACCACACGAAACATTTCGGCTGACCGTGCAACTGCCATGCTGTCGGTGATCAAGGAATTTCAATGTCTGTCGCCGCAAGATATAGGAGTAGTTGCCGCCGCTTGTCGGTGGCATCGTTATGAAGCGGGAAATGAGATTGTGCGCTATCACGATCATACCAACAGCGCTTTTTTTATTGCGCAGGGTGAAATTCGTATCATGTATCACAGCTTATCAGGGCAGGAAGTCATCTTGTGCGATTTACCAACGGGTGAAATGTTTGGCGAATTGACGGCGATTGATGGCCATCCTCGATCGGCCACCGCGATCGCGCGAGGCAGCGTATTGCTCGCATCAATGCCAGCATCGGATTTTCAGGAATTAATTTATGGCAACCGCCAGATCGCAGAAATTATTTTAAAACGCCTAACCGGGCAGGTGCGCCGTCTGACCGAACGTGTTTATGATTATAGTACGCTGGCGGTACGTAACCGTATTCAGGTAGAATTGTTGCGCTTGGCGAGGAATCACATGATATCCGAAAATGTTGCCGTCATTTCGCCGGCACCCACTCAAACTGAAATTGCTAATCTGGTTAGCACACACCGTGAAGCCGTATCACGCGAACTGAATATGTTGATCAGAAATAAACTGATATTGCGTCAAGGTCATGATTTGCATGTGCTGGATATAGCAAAGCTCACTGAAATGGTCAACGAAGCGCGTGGCAGCTTTTGA
- a CDS encoding septal ring lytic transglycosylase RlpA family protein, with translation MMILIAGLISGCASMFPGNVPRSSDISKQHAPNLTAPYNKPYKVRGVTYYPLRTAVGYREVGHASWYGSESGNRTAMGTHFVPHGLTAAHKTLPLPSRVRVTNLKNGRQVDVLVNDRGPFTKGRIIDLSRGAAQKIGLHGVDKVKIEHLNDRISQN, from the coding sequence ATGATGATATTGATCGCTGGCCTGATCAGCGGTTGCGCTTCGATGTTTCCCGGCAATGTGCCACGCTCCTCGGATATTTCCAAGCAGCATGCACCCAACCTTACTGCACCTTACAACAAACCTTATAAAGTCCGCGGAGTTACCTATTATCCTCTGCGAACGGCAGTTGGATACCGGGAAGTCGGTCATGCATCCTGGTATGGTTCAGAATCGGGCAATCGCACAGCGATGGGAACACACTTTGTTCCTCACGGCTTAACTGCTGCTCATAAAACACTCCCCTTACCCTCCAGAGTCAGAGTTACCAATCTGAAAAACGGTCGTCAGGTTGATGTGCTGGTTAATGATCGAGGTCCTTTCACGAAAGGTAGAATCATTGATCTGTCACGTGGCGCAGCCCAGAAAATTGGCTTGCACGGTGTAGACAAAGTAAAAATCGAACATCTTAACGATAGAATCAGCCAGAACTAA
- the speB gene encoding agmatinase — MTNDDRTKTNGVIVRESPYGMQREPTFSGILSFMRRKYSKDIDGAELVVSGIPFDLAVTYRSGARFGPQAIRLASAEIASTTPYPWGFDPFENLAVIDFGDCFLDVHNPLTIPQAIIEHARHILASGARMLTFGGDHYITYPLLKAHAEKFGEPLALIHFDAHSDTWPDDSPDSLNHGSMFYKAIKDGLIDPKHSVQIGIRTWNDDFMGMHILDAAWVHRHDTDAVVAEVERIVGNRPAYFTFDIDCLDPAFAPGTGTPVCGGLSTAQALSIIRGFSMLNLIGMDIVEVAPAYDHSQITALAAAHIACDLICLLAKRKAEK; from the coding sequence ATGACGAACGACGACCGCACTAAGACTAATGGCGTCATTGTACGCGAGAGTCCTTATGGAATGCAGCGTGAACCTACTTTCTCCGGCATTCTGTCTTTCATGCGGCGCAAATATAGTAAGGATATCGATGGTGCTGAACTAGTCGTCAGCGGTATTCCATTCGATTTGGCTGTGACCTATCGCTCCGGGGCTCGTTTCGGGCCGCAAGCAATTCGTCTTGCCTCGGCAGAGATTGCTTCGACAACACCTTATCCGTGGGGTTTCGATCCATTTGAGAATCTCGCAGTGATTGATTTTGGTGATTGTTTTCTTGATGTCCATAATCCACTGACGATCCCTCAAGCAATTATTGAACATGCTCGCCATATTCTGGCCTCAGGTGCGCGTATGCTGACCTTCGGCGGTGATCACTATATTACTTATCCGCTATTGAAGGCACATGCCGAAAAGTTTGGTGAACCGCTTGCGTTAATTCATTTTGATGCGCATAGCGATACTTGGCCGGATGATTCACCTGATTCTCTGAATCACGGTTCAATGTTTTACAAGGCGATAAAAGATGGATTGATTGATCCTAAACACTCAGTGCAAATTGGCATCCGCACCTGGAACGATGATTTTATGGGTATGCACATTCTTGATGCCGCTTGGGTACATCGGCATGATACCGATGCCGTAGTTGCGGAAGTTGAACGCATAGTTGGGAACCGCCCGGCTTATTTTACCTTTGATATCGATTGTCTTGATCCCGCTTTTGCACCTGGCACCGGTACGCCGGTTTGTGGCGGACTTTCCACCGCCCAGGCGCTAAGCATCATTCGTGGTTTTAGCATGCTTAATCTGATTGGCATGGATATCGTTGAAGTGGCACCCGCCTATGATCATAGTCAAATCACGGCGCTGGCGGCTGCTCATATTGCATGTGATCTTATTTGCTTGTTGGCGAAACGCAAAGCGGAAAAGTGA
- a CDS encoding DUF5666 domain-containing protein, whose amino-acid sequence MTISLVSLQRYVTYMSAAIALMICYSVSVFAKNNCDASPSLINPLLHAQSGIGGTGAPSVESGVGGTGVHDGGMGGTGISKGGIGGTGMPLADSGIGGTGVLGGGTGGTGHVADDGGIGGTGIIGVITGFASICVNGIEVHYDSNTPVSIDGRPTSVRDLAVGQVIAARTLGMGHELMARNITVMHAAIGPIGHLNPETGEIRVLNQAVHIEKTADLSHASNMKTGDWVQVSGHRLSNGAIVASRIETMPTQAQAQAQAKINGYVTQIDGQGFIVNGTRVQPDEKLLPTGVSQGMEIQVTGHWDGVHLHARHIQIDPTSNSIGNVEHLMIEGYVHALGDKELNVSNRIVTIDPNTQLTGTAIDDLRLDQRVLISGKLGADQRISSERIELRNLPSVQIQDRNDRVINDNNGKDKRNNSDNESEISLPRSDKNNPDRSGHGGSSSNQENLRKELDHSGSGKNQSSDRDFRREDSRSKDDDKRLDHSNSSGRDHAEKPSDMRDQSKSDHKIDKPDKPESPRKSDSDLRDRPDDYRDKVRDIDAQDRARDHERHDKHLIIDRHERPNEFDSGAQDRINDHRESIRDIDIPDRTRD is encoded by the coding sequence ATGACAATTTCATTGGTAAGCCTACAACGTTACGTTACTTACATGTCGGCGGCCATTGCGTTGATGATTTGCTATTCTGTCAGTGTATTCGCCAAAAATAATTGCGATGCCAGCCCCTCGCTAATCAATCCTTTACTGCATGCTCAATCAGGAATCGGTGGAACGGGTGCGCCATCAGTCGAATCGGGCGTGGGCGGCACCGGCGTGCACGATGGAGGAATGGGCGGTACTGGTATTTCGAAAGGTGGAATTGGTGGGACTGGCATGCCATTGGCTGACTCAGGTATAGGTGGTACAGGTGTGCTCGGTGGAGGAACGGGAGGGACTGGGCACGTTGCTGACGATGGCGGCATCGGTGGGACAGGAATTATTGGCGTCATCACTGGATTTGCAAGCATTTGCGTCAATGGCATCGAAGTTCACTATGACAGCAACACCCCCGTTTCGATTGATGGTCGACCCACTTCAGTACGTGATCTTGCGGTAGGACAGGTTATTGCAGCCCGTACGCTAGGCATGGGGCATGAACTTATGGCTCGAAATATTACAGTCATGCATGCAGCAATTGGTCCGATTGGCCATCTTAATCCTGAAACTGGGGAAATACGGGTACTAAATCAAGCTGTGCATATTGAGAAAACTGCTGATCTGAGCCATGCCTCAAATATGAAAACAGGCGATTGGGTACAAGTCAGTGGCCACAGGTTATCCAATGGTGCAATTGTGGCATCGCGAATTGAAACTATGCCGACGCAGGCGCAGGCGCAGGCGCAAGCCAAGATAAATGGCTATGTTACACAAATTGACGGACAAGGCTTTATTGTCAATGGCACGCGCGTTCAACCTGATGAAAAATTATTGCCAACGGGTGTTTCTCAAGGCATGGAAATCCAGGTTACGGGGCACTGGGATGGCGTTCATTTACACGCCCGGCATATCCAGATTGACCCGACATCAAATAGCATTGGGAATGTTGAGCATCTTATGATTGAAGGGTATGTCCATGCACTTGGTGACAAGGAATTAAACGTAAGCAACCGGATCGTTACCATTGATCCCAATACTCAGTTAACGGGAACAGCCATAGATGATCTCAGGTTGGATCAGCGTGTACTGATTAGTGGAAAGCTGGGCGCAGATCAGCGAATCAGTTCCGAACGTATTGAATTAAGGAATTTACCATCCGTTCAAATACAGGATCGAAATGATAGAGTTATTAACGATAACAATGGTAAAGATAAGAGAAATAATTCGGATAATGAATCGGAAATTAGCCTCCCCCGAAGTGACAAGAATAATCCAGACCGCAGCGGGCATGGCGGTAGTAGTTCGAACCAGGAAAATTTAAGAAAAGAACTTGATCATAGCGGTTCAGGCAAGAATCAGTCATCCGATAGAGATTTTCGTAGAGAAGATTCACGAAGTAAAGATGATGATAAGCGACTGGATCATTCCAATTCCTCAGGACGAGATCATGCAGAGAAACCCTCTGATATGCGGGATCAAAGCAAGTCGGATCATAAAATCGATAAACCGGATAAACCCGAAAGTCCAAGAAAGTCCGATTCAGATCTGCGAGATAGGCCAGACGACTACAGGGATAAGGTACGGGATATCGATGCTCAAGACAGAGCGCGGGATCATGAACGTCATGATAAGCATTTAATCATTGATAGACACGAAAGACCCAATGAATTTGATTCTGGCGCGCAAGACCGGATTAACGATCATAGAGAAAGTATACGAGACATTGATATCCCAGATAGAACTCGTGATTAA
- a CDS encoding DUF6502 family protein has translation MHSIQTPDSTLPPSLVAALRRMLRPIIKLMLSKGITYPFLLELLKELFVEIADKDFKIEGKSSTDSHLSLLTGIHRKDIKRLRHENHSDAEAIPQAVSMGARLVSLWTSDARYLDENNQPKPLPRFIKEGGEISFEKLVANVSCDIRSRVVLDEWLRLGIAHFDEQKRVCLNTSAFVPANGFDEKVYYFGHNLHDHAAAATNNLLGEHQPFFERSVSYDELTVASVQELAEKTKHLGMESLLAINKDAMEFEKSDAGKNEPYYRMTFGIYFYSEPAESKESKE, from the coding sequence ATGCACAGTATTCAAACACCTGACTCAACGTTACCACCCTCTCTCGTTGCTGCACTTCGACGCATGCTTCGTCCGATAATCAAGTTAATGTTGTCAAAAGGGATTACTTATCCTTTTTTATTGGAATTACTGAAGGAATTATTCGTAGAAATTGCAGATAAAGATTTTAAGATTGAGGGAAAATCTTCGACTGATAGTCATTTAAGTTTGCTAACGGGTATTCATCGCAAAGATATCAAGCGATTACGTCATGAAAATCATTCTGATGCCGAAGCAATTCCTCAAGCTGTTTCAATGGGTGCTCGACTAGTAAGTCTTTGGACCAGTGATGCACGTTATCTCGATGAAAACAATCAACCTAAGCCCTTGCCTAGATTTATCAAGGAAGGCGGTGAAATTTCTTTTGAGAAACTGGTTGCCAATGTAAGCTGTGACATACGTTCGCGGGTAGTGCTCGATGAATGGTTGAGACTCGGTATAGCACATTTCGATGAGCAAAAGCGAGTGTGTCTTAACACATCTGCATTTGTTCCGGCAAACGGATTTGATGAGAAAGTGTATTACTTTGGTCACAACTTGCATGATCATGCCGCTGCCGCGACCAACAATTTATTAGGAGAGCATCAACCATTTTTTGAACGAAGTGTTTCTTACGACGAATTAACCGTTGCTTCAGTGCAGGAATTGGCCGAGAAAACCAAGCATCTTGGAATGGAATCCCTACTTGCCATTAATAAAGACGCGATGGAGTTCGAGAAAAGTGACGCAGGGAAAAATGAACCATATTACCGAATGACATTCGGGATTTATTTTTATAGTGAACCTGCTGAATCGAAAGAATCGAAAGAATAA
- a CDS encoding copper oxidase, which translates to MFNKIFLKKIISLGVCSSTLLILSTGSVFAGDNEVRFELTDNPGRWFDTGTSVAGNRSIAIAAPGVRVKFSGNSNTVHTRTSLIYPTGAANMPFNTKPRKGGDDVTLTTPGLYVFTCSVHPYMFGAVIVDDPKTTGLDLGSSISLVNGITVPSSSDLATRLLRTFFIATNPANWQNYASNKPWHVTYPDVDVRVDIGVVNLPDVLNARYGNDITLSALKNPKTPAVGEIWVATQFETTRNKEKPGTVSAIDGSSWQVTRKVALPSIDMNNPHNMWTDKNQRVIYVTQWFDSKLTVYDRKTGKLIRNVSVGESPAHVMTLTDSDRIHVTNNGDTRTDSVMELAPLATQVLRRVDIGRGNAHAHWMSHDGKTMVTPNVFSGDSTQYNFHTDDIEAILPVSSPFGHPLATGMMPDASKYYVANLLDSTIAVVNMDTHKVMKHINLIKNYDPVAGTITGPIGALPIQTPVSPDGKNMVTANTLSGTITILNTNTDKVVAMLPCDPGCHGVQYGAKQGGGYYAYVSSKFSNRMLIVDPDPNNDGDPSDAKIVGAVGLFAASTTQKDDAIKGNPGMGGQGILPIPVVYNGWVQNLPAAWSSQLTPAQRNPID; encoded by the coding sequence ATGTTTAATAAAATATTTTTAAAGAAGATTATCAGTTTAGGGGTTTGTTCCTCAACACTGCTAATATTATCAACAGGCAGTGTTTTTGCAGGTGATAACGAGGTCAGATTTGAACTGACGGATAATCCCGGACGTTGGTTTGATACTGGAACATCAGTTGCAGGCAATCGTTCGATTGCTATTGCAGCGCCAGGTGTGCGCGTTAAGTTTTCCGGCAACTCCAATACCGTGCATACGCGAACCAGTCTGATCTACCCTACGGGTGCCGCTAACATGCCTTTCAATACCAAGCCAAGAAAGGGAGGCGATGATGTAACGCTGACAACGCCAGGTTTGTATGTATTCACCTGTAGCGTTCATCCCTACATGTTTGGCGCAGTGATTGTCGATGATCCTAAAACTACTGGATTGGATCTGGGTTCTTCAATCAGCTTGGTCAACGGTATCACTGTTCCATCCAGCAGTGATTTGGCGACACGGCTTTTGCGGACTTTCTTTATTGCCACCAACCCGGCAAACTGGCAAAACTATGCCAGTAATAAACCGTGGCATGTTACCTATCCGGATGTTGACGTGCGTGTAGACATTGGTGTTGTTAATTTGCCGGATGTGCTGAATGCGCGTTATGGAAACGATATCACACTATCGGCACTGAAAAATCCTAAAACTCCTGCAGTCGGAGAAATCTGGGTTGCCACGCAATTTGAAACTACGCGTAACAAAGAAAAACCCGGTACGGTATCAGCCATCGACGGATCATCCTGGCAAGTGACACGTAAAGTAGCGTTACCTTCTATCGACATGAACAATCCACATAATATGTGGACAGATAAAAATCAACGCGTGATTTATGTTACTCAATGGTTTGATTCAAAACTGACAGTTTATGATCGTAAAACCGGTAAGCTTATACGCAACGTATCCGTAGGCGAATCCCCTGCGCATGTGATGACGCTCACTGACTCCGATCGCATTCATGTTACGAATAATGGCGATACGCGCACGGATTCAGTAATGGAATTGGCACCACTGGCAACCCAGGTGCTGCGTAGAGTGGATATTGGGCGCGGAAACGCACATGCGCACTGGATGAGTCATGACGGTAAAACCATGGTTACGCCCAATGTCTTCTCGGGAGATTCCACGCAATACAATTTTCATACCGATGATATTGAAGCCATTCTGCCAGTCAGCAGTCCGTTCGGCCATCCTCTGGCGACAGGCATGATGCCGGATGCGAGCAAATACTATGTGGCTAATCTGCTTGATAGCACGATCGCTGTTGTGAACATGGATACCCACAAGGTAATGAAACATATCAACTTAATCAAAAACTATGACCCAGTCGCTGGAACCATTACCGGTCCGATAGGGGCATTGCCGATTCAGACGCCGGTTTCCCCTGACGGCAAAAACATGGTAACCGCCAATACACTTTCAGGGACGATCACTATCCTCAATACAAATACCGACAAAGTGGTTGCGATGCTACCCTGTGATCCGGGTTGCCACGGTGTGCAATATGGCGCTAAACAGGGAGGCGGTTACTATGCGTATGTCTCCAGCAAATTTTCCAACAGGATGCTGATTGTGGATCCTGATCCAAACAATGATGGTGATCCATCGGATGCAAAAATTGTAGGTGCGGTAGGATTGTTTGCTGCAAGTACCACACAGAAGGATGACGCTATAAAAGGGAATCCAGGCATGGGCGGGCAGGGCATATTGCCGATTCCGGTCGTGTATAACGGCTGGGTGCAGAACTTACCCGCGGCTTGGAGTAGTCAACTCACTCCAGCGCAGCGCAATCCGATTGATTAA
- a CDS encoding tautomerase family protein produces MPLWKIYHPAEAFNVADKKILSERITSLYAGIPIPKFYVVILFEALAQDSCFVSGEPHNRFIRFKVDQIARTLPGPVIREWWIRTTDEIIAPFVKDRGYDWEISIDETPFDLWSLQGEIPPPFESAAEKRWVKENKASPYTLAEKLPVNLILTPGISDR; encoded by the coding sequence ATGCCTTTGTGGAAAATTTATCATCCTGCGGAAGCATTCAACGTTGCAGACAAAAAAATTCTGTCCGAACGGATTACAAGTTTGTATGCGGGTATTCCCATTCCAAAATTTTATGTGGTCATCCTTTTTGAAGCCCTAGCCCAGGACTCCTGCTTTGTCAGTGGCGAGCCGCATAATCGATTTATCAGGTTCAAAGTCGATCAGATTGCCAGAACATTGCCCGGACCGGTCATTCGGGAATGGTGGATCAGAACAACTGATGAAATCATCGCTCCTTTCGTAAAAGACAGGGGGTATGACTGGGAGATTTCAATTGACGAGACCCCTTTTGATCTCTGGTCTTTGCAGGGCGAAATTCCACCGCCATTTGAATCTGCCGCTGAGAAACGATGGGTCAAGGAAAACAAAGCGAGCCCTTATACCTTGGCGGAAAAGCTTCCAGTCAATCTCATCCTTACTCCAGGAATTTCGGATCGTTAG
- a CDS encoding aldehyde dehydrogenase family protein, which translates to MTYQTINPATGQLVKTYADIPDQDLESAIAKAHWVFETDWRHRPIAERSKIISAAATILRQKSEEYARHLTFEMGKLINEARAEVALSADILDYYARKAAHYLKPRKLPETSAAELHLLPLGVLLGIEPWNFPYYQIARVAGPQLMVGNVLLLKHAENVPQSALAFARLFEEAGAPTGVYTNIFASIPQISAIIGDPRVCGVTISGSEHAGAAVAELTGRYLKRAVLEMGGSDPLIVLEDAPLESTLNSALFGRMFNTGQCCVGSKRIIVVGKERGKEFLDGFIQRMTALKAGDPENPETTLGPLSSEKTLNTLLHQIARAKQDGGKIVLGGRRIDRPGFYLEPTILTGINQDNAIHAQELFGPVASFQVVENEKAAIRLANATPFGLGASIFTADVGRGRKIATKIDCGMVFINQPV; encoded by the coding sequence ATGACTTATCAAACAATCAATCCGGCAACAGGGCAACTGGTTAAAACTTACGCGGACATACCCGATCAGGACTTGGAGAGCGCAATTGCAAAGGCTCATTGGGTTTTCGAGACCGACTGGCGCCATCGCCCGATAGCTGAGCGGAGCAAAATCATTTCTGCGGCAGCCACTATTCTTCGCCAAAAGAGTGAAGAATATGCTCGTCATTTAACATTCGAGATGGGAAAACTCATCAACGAAGCGCGTGCGGAAGTAGCTCTTTCTGCCGATATACTGGACTACTACGCCCGAAAAGCCGCGCACTATCTGAAACCGAGAAAACTTCCCGAAACCTCTGCAGCGGAACTGCATCTCTTACCACTCGGTGTTTTACTCGGTATCGAACCATGGAATTTTCCCTACTACCAAATCGCAAGAGTGGCGGGGCCGCAATTAATGGTTGGCAATGTATTGCTGCTCAAACATGCGGAAAACGTGCCGCAATCGGCGCTGGCGTTTGCCCGCTTGTTTGAAGAAGCGGGAGCGCCTACAGGTGTTTATACGAATATATTTGCCAGTATTCCGCAGATCAGCGCAATAATCGGAGATCCGCGTGTTTGTGGTGTCACCATAAGCGGTAGTGAGCATGCAGGTGCGGCGGTTGCGGAGCTTACCGGCCGCTATCTCAAGAGAGCAGTGTTAGAAATGGGTGGAAGTGATCCGTTGATAGTGCTCGAAGATGCGCCGCTGGAGTCAACGCTCAATAGCGCTTTATTCGGGAGAATGTTCAATACCGGTCAATGTTGCGTCGGATCGAAGCGCATCATTGTCGTCGGCAAAGAGCGCGGAAAAGAATTTCTCGATGGTTTTATCCAGCGGATGACGGCATTGAAAGCCGGGGATCCGGAAAATCCGGAAACTACTCTGGGGCCATTATCTTCCGAGAAAACATTGAACACCCTGCTGCATCAGATTGCACGGGCCAAACAAGACGGCGGAAAGATTGTTCTTGGCGGCAGAAGAATTGATCGGCCTGGTTTTTACCTGGAACCGACAATACTTACCGGCATCAATCAGGATAACGCAATCCATGCACAGGAATTGTTTGGCCCAGTGGCTTCATTCCAAGTTGTGGAAAATGAGAAAGCAGCGATTCGGTTGGCAAACGCGACGCCATTCGGTCTCGGTGCTTCGATCTTTACTGCCGATGTCGGGCGCGGGCGCAAAATCGCAACTAAAATTGACTGCGGCATGGTTTTTATCAACCAACCGGTATGA
- a CDS encoding OmpA family protein, translating into MKTLSILIVPALILTLSSCATMTDTQRGTAQGTAIGAGTGAAIGALIGGKKGAAIGAGSGALLGAGAGYMWSQRMEEQKREMETATAGTGVQVTQTEDNRLKLNIPSDISFDTGRADIKPGFRPILDNFATTLISNEGTVVKIIGHTDNTGSDAINNPLSVNRAASTRDYLTSRGVSINRIQIDGRGSREPMAENDTPENRAENRRVEIFVTETQPAPEAAPEVPK; encoded by the coding sequence ATGAAAACTCTTTCAATTCTAATTGTTCCAGCCCTAATCCTGACGTTGAGCAGCTGCGCAACGATGACGGACACGCAACGCGGCACAGCGCAGGGAACCGCGATTGGCGCGGGTACAGGAGCTGCGATCGGTGCACTGATTGGAGGCAAGAAAGGCGCTGCCATTGGCGCAGGCTCAGGCGCTCTGCTTGGCGCCGGCGCCGGTTATATGTGGTCACAGCGGATGGAAGAACAAAAAAGGGAAATGGAAACAGCCACTGCAGGTACAGGCGTACAAGTCACGCAAACTGAAGACAATCGCCTCAAGCTAAATATTCCCAGCGACATCTCCTTCGACACCGGCCGGGCGGACATCAAACCCGGCTTCAGACCCATTCTTGATAATTTCGCAACTACCCTGATTAGTAATGAAGGCACAGTCGTCAAAATCATCGGGCACACAGACAATACCGGCAGCGATGCAATCAACAATCCATTATCCGTTAATCGAGCTGCCAGCACGCGCGATTATCTGACAAGCCGAGGGGTATCGATTAACCGCATTCAAATTGATGGCCGCGGCTCCCGTGAACCTATGGCTGAGAATGACACACCTGAAAATAGAGCGGAAAATCGCCGCGTGGAAATTTTCGTGACAGAAACGCAACCAGCGCCGGAAGCAGCTCCGGAGGTACCTAAATAA
- a CDS encoding class II fructose-bisphosphate aldolase produces MPLVDMRDMLQHAYQNNYAIGGFGLVSLDFLEAIIMAAECCRSPVIINLSQPLFGEYDFRLILPAVERAAQLAKVPVAIHFDHAKQHESIVQAINLGCNSVMLDVSSEAFTVNIAQTSRATEIAHASGAAIEGMLGFVGGTEGENAINHLGEIIYTSAEEAKVYVNRTKVDCLAVSIGTVHGRQSNRAKLDFKRLKRINDELGIPLVLHGGSGLIEDQYHKLILNGVAKINCYTELSDIAAATIRSNVQTRAKKGYIETMHDVKNNLLEQVSLCMHHWGSAGRAAEVLIQCRAWQPVEQIIAYNVEERYLQHIDTFIERSRETLCAIPGVRQVFAGWALIASDQYHLCWRIQFATTDASKNFQTHAEYLAFIDQLARISEPDKINITFAATSVEPNPRIEEIRISPAQHI; encoded by the coding sequence ATGCCACTCGTAGATATGCGCGATATGTTGCAGCATGCTTATCAGAATAACTACGCAATCGGTGGTTTCGGATTGGTAAGTCTGGATTTCCTGGAAGCTATTATCATGGCAGCCGAATGCTGTCGTTCACCTGTCATTATCAATCTTTCCCAGCCGCTCTTCGGCGAGTATGATTTCAGATTAATCTTACCGGCAGTTGAACGTGCGGCACAACTGGCTAAAGTACCGGTAGCAATCCACTTTGATCACGCAAAGCAGCACGAATCCATCGTTCAGGCAATTAATCTGGGCTGTAATAGTGTCATGCTGGATGTCTCTTCAGAAGCATTTACCGTCAATATCGCTCAAACCAGCCGCGCGACAGAGATTGCTCACGCAAGTGGTGCCGCGATTGAAGGAATGCTTGGTTTTGTCGGTGGTACGGAAGGGGAAAATGCTATCAATCATTTAGGCGAGATCATTTATACCTCAGCAGAAGAAGCCAAAGTTTATGTTAACCGCACCAAAGTTGATTGCTTAGCGGTTTCCATTGGCACTGTCCATGGTCGCCAAAGTAATAGAGCCAAGCTGGACTTCAAGCGCTTGAAACGAATTAATGACGAGCTTGGGATTCCGTTAGTACTGCATGGAGGTAGCGGACTGATCGAGGATCAATACCATAAGCTGATTCTAAATGGCGTTGCTAAAATCAACTGCTACACAGAGCTTTCGGATATTGCTGCTGCCACCATTCGTTCCAACGTTCAAACACGTGCTAAAAAAGGCTACATAGAAACGATGCACGATGTTAAGAATAACCTTCTGGAACAAGTCAGCTTATGCATGCACCATTGGGGCTCGGCCGGTCGCGCTGCAGAAGTATTGATTCAGTGTCGTGCTTGGCAGCCTGTAGAACAAATCATTGCTTACAATGTTGAAGAACGCTATTTGCAACACATAGACACCTTTATTGAACGAAGCCGCGAAACATTATGCGCGATTCCAGGTGTACGCCAGGTTTTCGCTGGTTGGGCATTAATCGCGTCGGATCAATATCATCTATGCTGGCGTATTCAATTTGCAACTACCGATGCCAGCAAAAATTTCCAAACCCATGCGGAATATCTTGCTTTTATCGATCAACTTGCGCGTATATCGGAGCCTGACAAAATCAATATCACATTCGCTGCAACTTCAGTGGAACCGAATCCCCGCATAGAAGAAATCAGAATTTCTCCGGCACAGCATATCTAG